In a genomic window of Deinococcus ruber:
- a CDS encoding helix-turn-helix domain-containing protein has product MSEDPLVFVGARLRQAREAFGLSVESLGDMLGVTRQAVDQFERGKHPSSEHFIKLCLVLNKPGSYFYRPILADYSNETIFFRKLKKAPITEIKSARSTTEWIGEIANLLDSEVDFPNLNLPVLPQPDSNPLLITEEYIELAANEVRRTWGLGDLPIGDLVGTMESNGIIVVRMNFHSHDIDGLSVWDKKIDRPFIILNADKASAVRSRFDAAHELGHLLLHRNISKDDLKAFDTSIEKQAHFFASCLLLPTQAFRKQIFTASMLELKSLKQYWKVSIAAMIMRLESLGVFDKSRSRLAWSNYIRRGWKVEEPFDDVWIPESPALFKQAIELLVEEKVYSNSQILELLFPEEVFLGKVSNLEPEFFRPSANLKLRAGHTNLKMG; this is encoded by the coding sequence ATGTCGGAAGATCCCCTCGTTTTCGTGGGGGCTCGTTTGCGACAGGCGCGAGAAGCATTCGGTCTATCGGTCGAGTCTCTTGGCGATATGCTTGGCGTTACTCGTCAAGCAGTTGATCAATTTGAACGCGGCAAGCATCCGAGCTCCGAGCACTTTATAAAGCTATGTCTGGTTTTGAACAAACCGGGAAGCTATTTCTACAGACCCATCCTTGCAGATTACTCTAACGAAACTATATTTTTTCGGAAGCTCAAGAAAGCTCCTATCACAGAAATTAAGAGTGCTAGATCTACAACAGAATGGATTGGTGAAATTGCCAACTTATTAGATTCTGAGGTAGATTTCCCGAACTTAAATCTTCCCGTATTGCCCCAGCCTGACAGTAATCCTCTACTGATAACCGAAGAGTATATTGAATTGGCCGCAAATGAAGTAAGGCGCACTTGGGGCTTGGGTGATTTACCTATCGGTGATTTGGTCGGGACTATGGAATCTAATGGCATCATAGTTGTAAGGATGAACTTTCATTCGCATGATATTGACGGTTTATCTGTATGGGATAAGAAAATAGATAGGCCGTTCATTATCCTTAATGCGGACAAGGCTTCTGCTGTAAGGTCTAGGTTTGATGCGGCGCATGAGCTGGGGCATCTTCTATTGCATAGAAATATTTCAAAGGATGATCTCAAAGCATTCGACACTTCCATCGAAAAACAGGCACACTTTTTTGCTTCCTGTCTCCTGCTACCCACTCAAGCATTTAGAAAGCAGATTTTCACAGCCTCAATGCTTGAGCTTAAATCGCTCAAACAGTACTGGAAAGTTTCAATAGCTGCTATGATAATGCGGCTGGAGAGTTTAGGTGTTTTTGACAAAAGCCGCTCACGTCTAGCTTGGTCAAATTACATTCGAAGAGGCTGGAAAGTAGAGGAACCTTTCGATGACGTATGGATTCCAGAAAGTCCCGCTCTTTTTAAACAGGCTATTGAACTTCTAGTCGAAGAAAAAGTTTACAGCAACTCACAGATCCTAGAATTGTTATTCCCTGAAGAGGTCTTTCTCGGCAAAGTGAGCAATCTTGAACCTGAATTTTTCAGGCCCTCAGCTAATTTAAAGCTAAGAGCGGGTCATACCAATCTGAAAATGGGCTGA
- a CDS encoding helix-turn-helix domain-containing protein has translation MDTYPPQAAAEAVDKMLSKAGKTRSELARELGLSRQQITRTINSTALLNERAAHWLAILDALGLEVVIQPKKPAE, from the coding sequence ATACCCTCCTCAGGCAGCCGCAGAAGCGGTAGACAAGATGCTCAGCAAGGCGGGCAAGACTCGCTCGGAGCTTGCCCGGGAACTCGGATTGTCCCGTCAACAGATCACGCGCACGATCAATAGCACAGCCCTTCTAAATGAACGCGCTGCCCATTGGCTCGCCATCCTTGACGCCCTCGGCCTGGAAGTCGTCATCCAACCGAAGAAACCTGCCGAGTAA